The Pseudopipra pipra isolate bDixPip1 chromosome 6, bDixPip1.hap1, whole genome shotgun sequence genome includes a region encoding these proteins:
- the C6H11orf58 gene encoding small acidic protein translates to MSSARESQSHHGLKRAASPDGSSSWEAADLGNEERKQKFLRLMGAGKKEHTGRLVIGDHRSTSHFRTGEEDKKMNEELESQYQQSMDSTMSGRNRRHCGLGFSEFQEDEEQEEAAGHSSDESSEDSESGSDSEQEESAEELQPAEKHEEAEVPENKKEAKSNYKMMFVKASGS, encoded by the exons ATGAGCTCGGCCAGGGAGTCCCAGAGCCACCACGGCCTGAAGCGAGCGGCCTCCCCCGAT ggctccagcagctgggaggCGGCGGATCTGGGCAACGAGGAGCGCAAGCAGAAGTTCCTGCGGCTGATGGGCGCCGGGAAG AAAGAACATACTGGCCGCCTTGTTATCGGAGACCACAGATCAACCTCTCACTTCAGGACAG GGgaagaagacaagaaaatgaATGAAGAATTGGAGTCCCAGTACCAACAAAGCATGGACAGCACGATGTCTGGGCGGAACCGGCGCCACTGTGGACTTGGTTTCAGTGAG TTTCAGGAAGATGAAGAACAAGAAGAGGCAGCTGGACACTCCTCTGATGAGAGTTCAGAGGACTCTGAAAGTGGCTCTGATTCGGAGCAAGAGGAGTCTGCAGAGGAGCTACAACCTGCTGAAAAACACGAGGAAGCTGAGgttccagaaaacaaaaaagaagcaaaaagcaaCTATAAAATGATGTTTGTGAAAGCCAGTGGTTCATAA